Below is a window of Taeniopygia guttata chromosome 23, bTaeGut7.mat, whole genome shotgun sequence DNA.
TCAAAACCCCGAACTGTTGCCCCATTCCGCCTCATTTCTGCAGCGTTCATTAGCGCAGGTTTGGTAATTGTTACGGTTTATTGAAGTCATGTGGAGAGGAGCACACGCAGCCTCACACCCGCCCTGCCCCCCGAAAGGACAAAGGTCCTGCGCTCCTCTCCAGTCTCACAGCTGAACTGTTCAATAAATTACTTTACAAAGAAGAGCCGGGGGCGGGTCCCAAGGACTTGAGCGGTGAGGAGCTCTCAGGGTGGAAGGAGCTCCTCACCCCCCTGCCCACCACGATGCAGAGCTTCCACAAGAGGCACTTGGAACCCAAACCAGCAGCAAAAGCTCCTTTGTTGCTTCAGCTGAATCAAATTTCTCCTAGTTTAGGCTATTAAATAATGTGTTTATCACTCCTGGTGTGCTGAGTATCTTAGAACAGATACGCAGTGCAGCAGCACGTCCCTGAGGGCGGAGCAGCAGGGGAGGTTTGGGCTGTTTGTGGAGGGCAGGGACGGGAGGAAGGCACAGCccgagctggagctgtgctccaactgcagagctgagctcgTCCcgggctctgcaggcagcagctcctctgcccctgCACGTCCTCCCCTCTCCAAGGCACATGGGGACAGCCTCAAGGTCCAACAGAGAACAGTGTAACAGGATATTCTCCCATTTCTTCCTAATTCTGGTGCATTTGGAGCTTCTCAAATGCTGAGGTGGGAAGGAGCTCGGGAGGTCAGAGAGGAatcccaggcagtgctggatCCTCGGTTTCTTGATCCAAGGAGAAATCCCACTCAGTGTCACAGTCTGCAGGAGGCCTGAGACACTTTGGAATTGCTTTTTCTGTTCAGGGCATTGCAGATGAAGGTGCCTGTGTCCATCAGCTTCTGCAGATCCACCCCCTGCATGGGAAAGGCCCAGGACACGCCTTGAGGACATCTCCCACCACCCCAGGGTGCCCCACACCCcgccagggatccaggggcagccacagcccctctgggcacgtgtgccagggctgcccaccctccctgGGAATATTTTCCCATCTCACTGCCCCCTGTGCTGAggcctgggcagagccctgagctgccACTCACCGTGTGGATGCCCAGCCCGTTGAGCATGTACACCAAATCCTCTGTGGCCACGTTGCCAGAGGCTCCCTGGGCATAGGGACACCCCCCAAGGCCGGCCACGGAAGCGTCCACCACGCTCACCCCCATCTGCAAACAAACCCCGCgtcaggagctgctctggaagcACAAAATCTGCAATTCCCAAAATGCCCAaggagagctgctccatctgtgtggctgccccatccctgggagtgtcccaggccaggctggatggggcttggagcagcctggggcagtgggagatgggcaggggtgggacaggaTGGGCTGTAAGGTGCTCCCCACCCAAGCCTGGCACGAGTCTGTGGTTCAGGGCAGGAATCCTACCTGCAGGGCCACCAGGATGTTGGCCAGGGCCTGGCCATAGGTGTCGTGGCAGTGCACAGCCAGAGCCCCCACGGGCACCTCCTTCATCACCACGGCCAGCATCTCCCTCATGCTGCCCGGGGTGCCCACGCCGATGGTGTCCCCCAGGGAGATCTCGTAGCACCCCATGGAGTACATCTTCTTGGAGACCTGGGCCAGAGCCAGCAGGGGCACTGAGAGGGCATCCTCCCCTCCCAGGCTGCACCTTCATCCCCTGGAcactccttccctcctcccagaGCTGATTCCTGCTGCACCTTCATCCCTTGGACACTCCTTCTCTCCTCCCAGGGCTGATCCTCCTGCACTTTCCTCCCCTGGAcactccttccctcctcccaggGCTGATCCTGCTGCACCTTCATCCCCTGGACACTCCTGTCTGGGATTAAAAACCTGCAGATGTCCCAGCCTCCCTCAGTTCTCCATTTTCAGTTGGATTCAGTCCCTGAGAACCTGGATATTCCCTTAGTTAAATGGTCTGGCACATCCCCACTTCACATCCCTAAAAATAAATCCAATCCCTCTCAGGAATCCTGGTTGTATTCGTGGCTGACTCACCTCTGCAACTTTAGCTGCAGAAATCTTCCCTTCATAGGGACATCCAAGGACACAGGAAACATATCTgtggtcaaaaaaaaaaaccccaaactttcaGCTGGAAAGGGGCAGTGGGATTCTACTGGACAAACCAGTCAGGACTTTAAGACTGGAGAATCAATTTTATATTCTAGTGGCCAAAGGTTACAGGATTCCACCAATTTCTTCTTCCAGGGGTGTAAAGTTGGCCAAGATGAGCCCAGAGGGCTGCAGGGGGTGAGATCTGTGCACTTCCATGTGGGATGTTTGCCAAGAAAACCTGATCCAAACTGGTTCTGGATCATTCCAGAAGCAACGTGGGTGAATTCCAGCAGGAACTCCTTACCCCCTGACAGGAATGTTGGCTTCCCTCGCTGCCCTCATGACCTCTTCAAACCTCTCCAGGCTCTCCTCGATGGAGCAGTTGATGTTTTTCCTGGTGAACAGCTCAGATGCTGCCCCAAAGATCGACACCTCTTTGGCCCCTGCTGCCACCTGCAAATAAAAAATCCTAAGCTGCAAGCCCAGGACCCCTGAGATCAGCAGGTTACCCCAGCACTTCTTAAATCAAAGCCAGCTGATTTTTCTTGTGAGGGAAATGACAAACagagccacagctccaggactTCATGGCCAGGAGTTAATTCAAGGCTTTCAGTGGCATCTCTTGGTAGGGATGTCTCAAACCAGCCCCATAAAACACCTCCCTAAATCAATCTGCCTCTCTTAGTTAGACTTGAAGATCTCAGAGCTTTTCTCCACCTCGATGTCTCTGTGATCTCTGACTACAGCTCTCTCATTTTAGAGAAGGATTTTCCCCTCAAACAACCCAATCCTTCCCTCAGCTGATTCTGCAGCAAAACCACCAGGACACATCTGAGCTTGCCTTGAAAAGGGTGAAGCCACAGGAGCAAAGGGTCAGGTGGGATTGCAAAGAGAGGACACTGAGGTTTCCCCAGGCCTTACCGCTGCCTGGAAGCCCCTGAGGTTCGGAGTCAGCACAGGGTAACTGATCCCAGGGAATTTATTGATCCCCTGCATCACCTCGGTGTGATCAGCCATCTGCAAAGCAAGCCACAAACCTCTGTCAGGGTCACAAGTGCCACTTCTGACAGAAAACCAGCACTGAAATTCCTTTTTGTGAAGGGAACAGACTTGTGCAGGGATCAGAGGCTCTGCAAGCaaacagagctgcagcctgggagggGCCAGGGGTCACCCAGCCAGGCCAACgtgcacacacagctctgtgtgtcacctctgctcctgccagggtcCAAAGGGAAGCTCTGTGATATTTGAACTCCTCTGCTGGTCCTTCCCAGCAACAGGGATTTGGGAGCAAGCAGAACCACTGGAGTGCTGTACCCTCAGACCACAGCACTGCAAATCCTGTCTGACACTGACCTGAGGAACCCACTTGGGGGACACAAAGCTGGTGGCCTCTATGACCTGCAGCCCCGTCTCTGACAGCATGTTGATTAAATTGATCTTCACTGGGGTGGGCACAAGATTctaaggagaaaagaaaaatgacctAAAGTTGTTATTACTATTTCCAGAATCGACTATTccaccactgaaaaaaaaaattaaaataagtaaattttCGACAtcaaaaaagcagcatttaaaaaaaagctgcCCCATTGGCGGGCATAGGGGGTGTTTGGGGGATTTGGCTGGAGAACGCCCCCGGGAGGCGCAGGGAGGCCGGACCCGCCGCTACCTTCTCGTTCTGGAGCCCGTCGCGGGGTCCCACCTCCACCACCTTCACTCGCTTCGGGTACGCGCCGCTCGCCGCCGCAGCGGAGCTCACCTGGCACGGAGAGCAGAGTCAGCCGAGTCCCggtgccccggccccgctgtgCCACAGCCCCGGTGCCGatccccgctcctgcccggCCCTGTCCCGGTACCGatccccgctcctgcccggCCCTGTCCCGGTGCCGATCCCGCTCCTGCCCGGCCCTGTCCCGGTGCCGATCCCCGCTCCCCCGGCCCCATGTAACCCTGTCCCGGTGCCGATCccgctcccccagccccacgcagccctgtcccggtgccgatccccgctcctgcccagccctgtcccggtgccgatcccgctgccccggcccccCGCAGCCCTGTCCCGGTGCCGATCCCCGCTCCCCCGGCCCCACGCAGCCCTGTCCCGGTGCCGATCccgctcccccagccccacgcaGCCCTGTCCCGGTGCCGATCCCCGCTCCCCCGGCCCTGTCCCGGTGCCGATCCccgctcccccagccccacgcaGCCCTGTCCCGGTGCCGATCCCCGCTCCCCGGCCCCACGCAGCCCTGTCCCGGTGCCGATCCCCGCTCCCCCGGccctgtcccggtgccggtccctCACGGGCCGCAGCGATCCCGCCCAGCGCGGCAGgagccgccgcgccgccgccatGTCCGCCGCGCTCACGTGACCGCGCACACCCCCAACACGTGACTCTGCCGTGGGTGTGGCCCCGGCGGCCACGTGGGCGCTCCCAACATGGCCGCCTCCCTTGCCCCTTGTGTGTGTCACTTTTGTCACTTCTGTCCCTTCTGTCCCTTCTCGCCGGCCGCAGCCGTCCCGTACCTGTCCCCAGGCGCCGTCCCGCGGCGCGGAGCCCGTGTCGCAGAGCGGCATCCTTCCCTCCGGCactgcccggccccgcgcccgccgcgcaCTTATAGCGGCGGCTCCGGCGCGCTGAGCAAACACGGGCGCTGTTTGTCTTGGCAcgggccccgctccgcgccgGGGGTCACCGGTGGCACGGGGTTATGAGGCAAAGAGCCCATGGCTCTGCTGTCGCTGTTTGTCACGTTTTTTTGTTTGTAACGGCGTCATCAGCGGAGCCGCGCGGCGCTCCCGGCAGCGGGTCCCTGCACTCCCGGCCGGTTCTCTGGAGCCGGGGCCGCTGGGTGTTTGTCACTGCAGGAACGGCCCCCACGGCACCGGCTCCGCGCGTGGCCCAGCCCCGCGGCTCTGCTCGAGCTCAGCTCCGAGGGTCCTGGCAGGTTTTGCTGGGACAGGAACAAAACGCAGCCTGCCTTCACGACAAGCCGTGCTCCTGGGAGCAGTTTCATCACTCACACACATTGTTCGACCCTTTTTAAGAAGCTCAGCATCCACGCAGGAACCCTGCTCTCACTGAAACTCGAAGTTCCCAAGTTCAGGAGTGCAAGGAGAAGTCACAAGTGCAATTCACAACAGTGGAGTCTCTTCAATTCACTAAGAACAAAAGCTTTTGTTGTACCTGTCTCCAGCAGAGTATCAATAAAAGTTTGTTGATGGATTTGTATCATGTTTTTTCCAGATGATTTCTTCCAGCAAGCTCCCATTAGATTTATTTATCATGGAAGCAGCTGATCACAACTGTTACAACCAATACCAAAGTAACACAAGGCTACAGAGACTGGAGGAGAGATTCTCTCAAGTGAAAATTAATGTATTCAACGTGAAACATAAAAATCCTCTTGGGCTCAATCAAAAAGAGAGGCGGTGGGAGATGCTGTGTACCCCCACAGGCATCACTTCACACCCTCGAGCTTCACCACCCAGCCAGACTGAGGAGGGACAGGAGATGGGAGCATGTAGGGCAGGGTTATCAGCATCCCTTTCCCTGGCTGCTTCTGCCACTCCAGCGTGCCAGCAAACCCCAGCAATGTCACctgcagaggaaggaaggggaCACTCAGCTGGAgccccctctgctcagcccagaGGCCCTGCAGGTCCTGAGCTGTGGCTCACGTGGCacaggggggcacagggggtgtTCTGAGGCCACAGCAGGCTCcagtttgttgtttggggtttgtttgttgcTGATGCTTTGCCCCTGTTTGTTCAGAGCAAAGGACACTGCAACATTTGCGTCACGGTGACATCTGCCACGAGCAGGGCCCTGcacctgggctggagctgggctgcaggacagcccctcctgctctggggctgtTTGCTTCCCTCCCCTCCAAAACAGGATCAAAACATTCCAGGACAGGAATCTTCCTGGCAGCCATCAGCCTGTCCTGCCAACTCCTGTCCCAACTCCTCGTGAGCCAAAGCCTGGGGAACAGCCTGGGTGCTGCAACAACTCCCCACTTCCCCAGCTCCTAAAcaaatcccttcccagcccaCAAATGCCCCCAAAGGGGCTCTCAGTGTGTGCTGAGTCCCTTACCTGCGTGCCTGGGGATGGAATGGGCGAGGACAGATGCAGGACACTGTCCCGAGGCCAGAGCAGGAAGATGGCAAAGACCACTGGTCCCTTGGAGGTGTACCTGAGGGAGAAGGAGTTCAGCAGGTGAAGGGCACCAGACACAGACCTGACCCTTCCAGACAGCACAAGAAAACTGCCTTGCCTTCTGTCACCACACAGGGGTCACCTACTTCCCCTGACTCCAAATTTAggaaatgagaagaaataaacaccagctcagctggtctgagcagcagagccctTACCAGACTGTGTCTGTGGTGTTCTCCATCTGCACCCTCCAAGGCTGGGATTCATAAATCGCCTCCCCATTGGTGTCCAGCCACCTGCCAAGGGCCAGGAGTCTTTCTTGGAAGATGGGGACAATCACCCCTTCTTTTGTAGGTCCCACATTGAGGAGGTAGTTGCCACCCAAACTCACAGTCTGCACCAGCTCCTGTGGCAGATAAAGCAAGGTAACATTATCTTCACCTCAGACAACACAGGAACTGAAGTGTTTTATCCTCATCAGCTACTCCAGAAGACTGGAACTCCCAGCAATCCTCCCCCAGGCTGTTTCGATTTCAGGTTTCTCACCTCAATCACGCTCATTTCATCCATCACCTCCGGCAGGCTCATGTTGCTGCGGTAGCCCCAGGAGAGCCTGTCCAGGGAGGAGCACATCTCCCACTTGTGCTCTGGCAGGGTGCCTGGCCTGTACTTGTCAGCACAGTTGTAGAAACCCCCGTGgcggcaggagcagccccggccccAGCGATCGTTGACAACCACGGTGTCCTGAGGGGAGAAAACCAGCTCAGGGCACAGATCCTTTTGTTCCTGGGCTGTCCAGCTGGCAGCCACCCCCTGAGGAAGCCCCTAAAAATTCCCAGTGTAATGGAAACCCTCCTGAGAAGGCTGAATCCCTCCCTCTGCTCGCTGAGGCAACAAAGCTCCTGGTCTGAGCCTCCCACCAGCACCCACCAAAGGTCAgtggagctgccacagcagcacagtcaAGGTTCTCTTTTTGTCAGAGAATGAAAGACATTTGCCAGATGACAAGGAGGTTTCTGGTTTGACCAcacatcccacagctcccacacccacccagtgccaggAGGGGCAGCAGGCACCGGTACCTTGACGGGGCTGTCGTTATAGAGCCAGGCAAGGAAAGAGGTGGAATTCCAGTAGGAATCCGGAGCTTCCCAGTCCCCATCTGACCAGATCAGGTCTGGTTTGTATCTAAGGGAGAGAGATGTTATTTCAAAAAGGTTTATCTGCTCCTGCCACACTGTTTCCTGGGTGTGGGGGTCgttctgcttctccttcccactGCCTGGCATCACCAGGAGGTTTTTGCTTCGTTTTCTGCTGCACACAAAGCTCTAAGGGAGGTTCTTGAGGCAGCAAAGAACAAGGTGTTGATCCACAGCTCAAGAGAGGGTGCAGTTATtccaaaaaacccagaatttgGCACCTCAAAAGTGATTATGAGGGACATTCTTGAGCTGGGACACGAGCCACAAGCCCAacccttttatttttgtcaGCAAGGGGAAGCAAGGCAAGGATGCAAATTCACACTGAAAACAATTTTCTATTCTACTAAATACTGAACAGTTTGTTCCACCTCCAGCCAACCTGCACAAAGATAGGATTAAAGGGAATTGCTTTTGCAGGAAAAATTTGTCCCTGCCTTATTCTACATTAGATTAGACCTTCTACAGGTCAAAAGTGAACCCCTTTTCTAATTACCACAGATCATTACTGCTTAGTAAAGAGAATTTGGATTGGCAAAAATTGGTATTTCTCTTCTTTGCACCCACTTTGCACCTTTCTCCACAGAACTGAAACCAGGAAATGCTGGTGATTCTGAACTGGTTGTGGCTCTTACTTTAACACAAGGTCATAAAGTTCTGGCATCGTCTTCTTTAAAACGAAGCTCTGGGTCTTGAAGTCATTTTGTTTGTCAGCGAGGTAGAGAGGGTTAAACCACTCCATCAGCGAGTGGTACAGCCCATAACGGAGGTTGCTGAAGGACAAAACACAGAGGGAAGAGTTAGGCTTCAGTGGGGATTAAGAAGCAgtagaaattaaattactgGCTTTATTACTTTCCATCATTTGCAAGCACTCAGTTTTTCACACTGAACTCGGGTGTTTGtcaagcagagcaggaggattCACTGCTCTCAAAGCAGAACTCTCTGCCAGGGCCGTACCTCTCCCTGAGGgcttctcccagctctcccaccaGGTCCCGGTGGGGCCCTGTATCCACAGAATTCCAGTTCCAGGACACTGGTGACCCCCAGTTGGTGAAGCCCTCGTGGTGCTTGGTGGTCAGGACCACGTATCTGAGAGGAGAAAAGGTTGGGATGGcaaaggaacagctgagatATTCCCCACCCCCACTGCAAACCAGTCACTATAACAGCAAGGCACTGGATAACcatgctgtgaggagccctctGACACTATCCTTTGGATTTAGAAGCAAGTACAAGAATAAGAGAGGGTTTTAGTGGGTTTTAATgctgggaaaaatgcacagcaaaTATTTAGCAAGGAGCAAGACCTGTCATCTCCTCAGCACCCTGGGCATGACCCCTCAGGGATGTCCAGCACTgttcagggaccccaaatccctcagggaTCCCTGGATTTTCCCCTTCCatcccctcagagacccctgcATCATCTTGGGAACAGCCCCATATGCTTCCCAAgcttttccatcccctcagggaccc
It encodes the following:
- the HMGCL gene encoding hydroxymethylglutaryl-CoA lyase, mitochondrial isoform X1 codes for the protein MAAARRLLPRWAGSLRPVSSAAAASGAYPKRVKVVEVGPRDGLQNEKNLVPTPVKINLINMLSETGLQVIEATSFVSPKWVPQMADHTEVMQGINKFPGISYPVLTPNLRGFQAAVAAGAKEVSIFGAASELFTRKNINCSIEESLERFEEVMRAAREANIPVRGYVSCVLGCPYEGKISAAKVAEVSKKMYSMGCYEISLGDTIGVGTPGSMREMLAVVMKEVPVGALAVHCHDTYGQALANILVALQMGVSVVDASVAGLGGCPYAQGASGNVATEDLVYMLNGLGIHTGVDLQKLMDTGTFICNALNRKSNSKVSQASCRL
- the HMGCL gene encoding hydroxymethylglutaryl-CoA lyase, mitochondrial isoform X2, whose amino-acid sequence is MPLCDTGSAPRDGAWGQVSSAAAASGAYPKRVKVVEVGPRDGLQNEKNLVPTPVKINLINMLSETGLQVIEATSFVSPKWVPQMADHTEVMQGINKFPGISYPVLTPNLRGFQAAVAAGAKEVSIFGAASELFTRKNINCSIEESLERFEEVMRAAREANIPVRGYVSCVLGCPYEGKISAAKVAEVSKKMYSMGCYEISLGDTIGVGTPGSMREMLAVVMKEVPVGALAVHCHDTYGQALANILVALQMGVSVVDASVAGLGGCPYAQGASGNVATEDLVYMLNGLGIHTGVDLQKLMDTGTFICNALNRKSNSKVSQASCRL
- the FUCA1 gene encoding tissue alpha-L-fucosidase; its protein translation is MAALALLSAAAALGPGLASPRYRPDWASLDARPLPAWFDRAKVGVFVHWGVFSVPAWGSEWFWWHWQGQHDAAYERFVRRRFPPGTTYAEFAPRFTAHDFQPREWARLFQRAGARYVVLTTKHHEGFTNWGSPVSWNWNSVDTGPHRDLVGELGEALRESNLRYGLYHSLMEWFNPLYLADKQNDFKTQSFVLKKTMPELYDLVLKYKPDLIWSDGDWEAPDSYWNSTSFLAWLYNDSPVKDTVVVNDRWGRGCSCRHGGFYNCADKYRPGTLPEHKWEMCSSLDRLSWGYRSNMSLPEVMDEMSVIEELVQTVSLGGNYLLNVGPTKEGVIVPIFQERLLALGRWLDTNGEAIYESQPWRVQMENTTDTVWYTSKGPVVFAIFLLWPRDSVLHLSSPIPSPGTQVTLLGFAGTLEWQKQPGKGMLITLPYMLPSPVPPQSGWVVKLEGVK